The Gossypium hirsutum isolate 1008001.06 chromosome D07, Gossypium_hirsutum_v2.1, whole genome shotgun sequence genome includes the window catttagggtgggtttggatgggtggtGAGATGCGGTGCGGTGCgcttagcttactttttgtctcacgctataatatcctacaatatataatctttaaGCCACCGCTATTTTCACACTAACAGCGAATAAATGCACTACCCATTTAAACTCACCCTTAAATTAAGAAGTCACGGTAAGCCTTCATGTCTTTACTTGGCCATAAGATACCTTAAAGTTCCCATAGGTTGGTTTGCAAGCTAAATTGCTTCTATAAGGACATCCATTAAAAAAAAAGCTTGTTCAAAGTActtgtaaaaatatatagaaagcCATGGTTTTGTCATTTTTATTTGGCTAACAGTTTGAACTTTTTATCCTTTTAACTAACCTCAATTTGATATCCACTTGCTAATCTCTCTTTCTCTAGGTTTGGTGCATGATTTAATCATTGTCATTCACGTAGGGTAGCAAAGGTGAAAGATGAATGTAGTTATTAGATTTGCACCTTTTTAGGTTCTCTTGAACAATGATACTATATGTAATATCCCAACATTTTGGTCATTGAGAATGAATAAGTATTTCATAGGTGAATTAAGTACTGAGAGAGAAAGTATGAATAAAGAAATtcgataaggattaaattaaaaatttttgaaagttgAATAATTAAAAGTGCAAATTTATCATTTCAGGAAAAGGGGCAAAATTTAAGAAATACTTTTTATGAATGTGATATGGACATGTGTTGACATTTGTAGATGGAAAATTGAtatatagactaaattgaataaagtaaaaaagtataaggactaaagttacaattttttattttatggaatAGGGACCCAAATGAAAAATTCCCacatttaattgatattttagaGGCATAATGATGAGATTAAAATTTTGCATGAGGTGTAAAGGAGAGAGAAAACAAATGATAATTAAGCATGAAATGTGATTGGTTGATAAGATAatgatgaaattgatagaaaaagaaaagcataTAATTTTTCTACACAATTGGAAGGTTGAATGAAAGTAGCTTGGGGCAGCAAAAAAAGgggaagaaaggaaagaaagaaagggagaaaatagaaaatagaaaatagaaaaggaaaaagaaaatagagaaataaaaaggaaaaatctcCCAAGCATTTTTCTTGAGTTTTTCCTTAAAGCCATAACTTATATGAAGATGAGAGTGAAGGGAAAGCTTGAGAATGTGAAGAGAAAAGTTCATTTCAAGTGAAGAAATAGATAAATACTTAATTGAATTTATGCTTACTTACCTTAATTTAGATGTTTGAGTATTTAAATTTAGTATGAAATAATTAAGTAAGATACTAATTTGAAAGTATACTATAATGAAtgaattttaaaagttatgtGATTAAGTTAAATTATTGTAATAATTACGTTTAAATAGAGGTTAGTCATGAATGCCGAAATTTATAAGTGagtaagaatgaaaatgaataatttttattgaataagaCATACTTTTAGTATTTGAATATGTGTAATAAATTTAATGATGAATACGTGAATAGAAGTAAGTTGGTAATGTAAGGAAAGGACgcatgaaattaaaatgaaatgtttacatatacatgcattgaaaggaaaTTGAAAAGTTAGTATATGATTATATGTGAAGCTAAATGTCAATGAACAAATGAAACGATATATGACATGATTGTGGTTATGGTGTGATGAAAGGCTGAGGGTTTGGTTGGGAATAGGGTTGCTGAAACGGGGGTTACCGTGGGTGAAAGGTATACTAGAGTTCtatttttatgatatgtttatgttttgTAGAACATGGTGTACATGTTAGATACTGGAGTTTTGTTATCAAAGTTTCGTTAAAGGTGAGAGTTTTGTTTTGGCCTAAGACTCTGTGAGTTCTGTTATCGATATTTTCATTATGGTCATGATATGTAAAAGACATAAGTAACACGTGATATGTAAATGGAAAGTTATATGATATGATAAGCTGTAAAGTAAGTGAAAATGTATGattatatgaaagaaaaaaaaaacgaattTAGTTTAATGATATGtaaaattgaaaagtgaaatacatgaaatatgtaagATAATGTTCATgatttgtaaacaataaaaatgatacatgatattaaaatgataatgtaataaattatatgaccaaataatagaaataattaatgaaattagctaaaatacTTTGTAAGTTTAATAATAGGtttcatgaaataagtaagaTTATGTTATTTCATAGTATAAGcagtttattaatttattttaatttaaatgatttaaaatatgtttaaataactGTAAGCTACGAATTTAATTAGGTACTTATGAAGTTATTCACGTAATTTAATGCATTTATTTAAAACGGGTAAGTAAAAGACAAAAGTAATAAAGATTCAAAAGTTTCTACTTCAGTTGAGATCACATCACTTTTTAAGCTTCTAGTTCAAGCTATTTCGTATATAAAATTTGGACCTTAAATTAGCATATACTTAGGCTTATTAGTAATAATGCGAATTATGTATCAAAGATAATGTTTTGTGTTATAAGTTAACTCGGTtataatgaaacaaaaataagTTTAAGTAATGAGTTTAGTGTTAAATATAATATCTTTTACTCGGATCTGTTATCGAATTAGGTGAGGGGTACTACACTACATCTGGTAGGAGTATTATTTTTTCACCATGTTTTAGTATACGAGTTAGCAATAAACTAATTTCAATTAGTATAttcagtgaccaaaatgtaacaaTAACATTAGTGACTATAtcgtgattttttaaaattaagtgaccaaaacatattTTAGAATATAGATGAGTgacaaaacttataatttatccCAAAAAAATTGAAAGGAGCTTTAACTAAAAGACCTCGCAACAAGAATTCCAACGAAGCAGTGTAGTTAGCAACTCGGCAATGGCTTCTTTGTCGACTTGGTGTAGGTACATACGTCACAAGCTCGAGTACTCCTTCTCTCTTAGCTGGAAGGTCACATCTTCATTATCTTATTCTTATCTCTTTCATTTAGTatcgttttttttttcatttgcttctgatttaatttaatttgattttcattttcatgttttcttGTATATACGGgaagaaatttatgtttttggagcactggattttttttccctttttgtctGTTTTGATGATATTCGGAATTTGACTTCTTTTGATGGTTGATTTATTGGCTAAAGGTAgagatttttctttctttattttctttctttctttattatttctttttttgggggggggaggGGGCGGATTTGGGTAGTTTTGTGATGTTTTGAATTTGTTCTTTTAATGCATGAGATTTTTTTTGGCTTATTTGATTGttattgtttagggtttttagaatGTTTAACTCCATCGTTGTACTGAATTTTAGTGATAATGGTTCTGATATCtgaatatcatatttttttaaccttttctttcaatGATTTTTAATGAACTCCAATGGTGTATATTGTCCTAATTACACGATAAATTCTTATAATTGTTCAAAAATGCATCGAGTATAATGGTAGCTTGATCTTGATATGACTAAAAACCTGTTTCCCAGATAGAATTTTGAAATCAGTGTTTGAATCTAGGTTTAGTCGTGGCAAAGAGTATGATGCATTCACTTGCATTATAGTCTTGATGCAAGAATTATTTTGAAGCCTGTTCGAGTGGTAAAGGTGGCACTCTAAGTCCACCTTTTTGGGGTTTAAAAAGGTGTTAGATCATATATTTCATGTTGTAACTAATAGTATATTTGGGAAGTGGGTGGAAAAATAAATCATGTTATGAAAGATGAGTGAGAGCAATCACTCTTGGTTCTTTCTCCGTTTGTACCATATACGGCATTAAATTTCCATTCGCTAGTGCTTATACTTTTGAGTTGAAAAAGCCGGGCATATTTGCTGTTATTTCATGAGTGAACATGTGCTAGGATCAGGGCAACCGTTTATTTCTCGAACTATTGTTGGGcatcatttttaaataataattccaTAATTTTCGTTTAGTACTCATTATTTATCTGAGTTCTGCTTCAAGATCTAGTAGGCATGGCGTCAAAATCTTTGTTAAGGCATGTACACTTTATGAATGATTCATTTCAACATTGGACTGGAATAGACAGGAGaaggaattaatttaatttttgaaggtttattttttttctttgcacTTGCTTCCTATTTCATGAGATCCAATCAGGCTTAGGTGGAGGGAAATTGTAGTTCATGTTATCACCTTAATGATGAATTGCGATGAGATTTGCTGTGCTACAAATTTTGCGGTCAATTGGTCACAAAAGATATATTTTTTGAAACTCTTGCCTTAGTTAACCACCATGCTTATTGCCAGGCTTCTATAGCCATAGACAAATTTCAGCAAACCATTCTTCCGGCTTTAGCCTGATGCCAAAAACTGGAATGAAACATTCAAGAATAAGCTACCAACTTCAAGTTTCATTTCATCAAGACAAACTGtgtattattatacatttttcttAGCCGAATCATTTTTCATATCAATAGAAGTTCTTACTTGGAAAATTTGGAATTTGAGAGgattatatgaatatttttatataaaaaggtTCATCAACTTTATTTGTAAAATCTTCATGCTCTACTTATGATGCAGAGGTACTTCTGTTGATAATTGAACTTCTTAAATCTTATTTGCTCCTGTGGTTGGTTCTGCTTTGATTTTGTTCTGCATAAATTATACTGGTTTCAGAAATGCAGAATTTCTGATAGATCTTTGCTTGATATGGAACAGAGCTATAAGAGAGGTCTAATCAGTGACCGGGAATTATATGATACAGTTTGGAAAAATGTATTTCAAGGAAAATTGACTTACTTACACTGGAATAAGGGAGAGGCAATGGCCCCAACAATTGGAGAACAAGCAAGTACTCTTCTTGTTCGAAAGATTCCAATTGCTGACCCAACGTAATACATATTTTTTCCCTTAAATAGTGTtcttcttgttattattatcattgagTGAATGGTTTATCCCTTTTCAAATATGCAGCATTTTGAGAGTTGTTATTCTCGGCACAGTTCCCTAAAGATTCACTACTCTTCTTACTGCACCTGAGAATTATCTTATGGTTTCATAACCCTGGTTGAGTTGGCCCATTGCAAATTGTGATGATTCCACTTCAATCATCCCAAGCATCTATGCATGTAGATGTTTCTGACCTAACCTCTGTGAagggttttaaattttatttttatccagTGTTGTAAATATGCATGCACATTACTCATATGAAGGTATGCCTATATGTAAATATGTGTGATGATTACCATAGGTAAACAGCACTTGGACATGGCATCTTCACTCATGAGTCACGAGTTGATGTTGTCCAAGCAGATTTTCTTAGGATAACTTTTTTTTCCCTGCCATCTCTTTGCAATACCATATTACCCTTTTATTTTGGGTGTGATTTCATTGTTCCCTAACTTCATGCATAACTTCTGGGCAGTCGAGTTTTTCTTGGAGATGTTATTGTCTTGAAGGACCCTGACAATTCAGAAAACTATCTGGTCAGAAGATTGGCTGCCACAGAAGGATATGAAATGGTGTCAAAGGATGAAAAAGATGAGCCATTTGTTCTTGAAAAGGACCAATGCTGGGTATTGGCTGACAACGACAAATTGAAGCCCAAGGTATAAAATATAAGTAGTACAACTAATCAAAGTTTTCATTGCTACTCATAACAATCACTATGCATCATTAAGATCTGGGGAAACATATAACAGTTATCTCGTTCATAATCTTTATTCTAGAGGCTCTTTATCTCTTTAAAATAGTCAGCGAAGTTCTTTAATCCAATTTGTCTGAGTAATGAATACCATCGATTTAATTATTACCTGGCTTTTGTAGAACCTGGTCAGTATTCTTCATTttcctttgtttcattttttcttcttttgagaTGATAGGAAGCTAAGGACAGTCGGTTATTTGGTCCTGTTTCTATGACCGACATAGTTGGTCGAGTTATATATAGTCTGCGAACAGCTGTTGACCATGGTCCTGTTTTGAACAGGTACCTCCATTACTTGTAATTATTTGTCTCAAACCATTAGATTTAGCATCTGGTGAAAGTATGTTGACTGCTGAAACTTTCATGTTCCTTGAACAGTCATTACAGCATGCGGAAGGATTCTTCGCTGTTGGAAATAGAGCTGGATGTTAATGACATGATGAAAAATCACAAAGCCTAAACCGTCCATCACTTGATGCTGACTCCTTTGGTTCTATCTATAGTCTTTATTGCCCATATTCCTCTGTGGGTATCATTTTAGTTCGACATGGAAatgaaaggaagaaaaataaaaaaaaaagaaacgagGGTGTTTTGGGTTCATGTGTTATTCAGGATCTGCTTTTGTCCTTTAGGAAGCACAACAATCTGGGTAATTTTCTTCATAACTTTTTCCAGCCGAAGAACTCGAAAGGCAGCCTGTCTTGAAATGAGTTTCTGGCTTGAATAACTTGGCTAAACAAGGTAAGACTATTAGGAATTAGGGCAGGGAGGCATCATTGTCTTTGGTTGGTCATTGTTTTTAATCTTCCTGTTCTTCATTTGTTATGATTTGGTATTTTGCCTCTGTTAATTGCCCTAGAATTATTGTGAAAGAATGGGTCCGGCTGACAATATATGATCTGAAAATTGGTAAATCAAAGAAATGCTTCTTGCCTTGTTTGTTGGGCACTTTAAACTCCTGGAAAAGCTGACCAAAGTGTAGTCAGAAGCTTTTAATGATGTCCCGCCCCAGACAATTTTCATCCTAGTCTTAAAAGTGGACCATTCAAGTTGGTGTCCCCTTTCAATCACATGGCTTGCTATGCCCACAATTTGCTATATAGTACAACTTTACACACAAAATGTTATATCCTATTAATATGTATTGTACTAACAAAGATCTTGCATTTGAAGTTGGCAGTATTAGAAACTCCTGCATTTGGTTCATTTCAAGCAGAACCACAAATATCCATTGAAATATGTTTTAGTAGAGATGGGTGGAGACTTGGTCGTTTCAAATGCTATTACATCTGCTTATGCCACTTGATGAGGGGATTGGGAGACTTTGTTTGATGTTGATGAAATAGGGTGTAATAGCTGGCAATATATCATCATCTCCATAGGATAAAAATGGGGGCAAGCTGTTATAATTAAGGCAGCTAAGGACACTAAAACTTGTCTTTCTTTGTGCATTATTCATATGTAACCAATGAAAACAATCCATATGGGGGGCTCTACTTTTTGTCAATTCAATTGGCTGCtacactttaaaaaaaattaatgttttttttaaattatataaataaattggattaatatcttttttttgtcatttggatATGATAtgcatattttatgtttttggattaaatcaTTAAGTTGACCATTTTTTCTCTATTATcggatgaatttttatttatttcataagcAGTCTTAAAAATTGATATgtgttttcttttcaaatatttgtaaaatttaaaaacgatattaaatattttttctcatttatttatttactaataaAGGGTTGGATGTCCCGTAAAAAGAAGGGATCGTTTAGAAAGACAAAATTTCAAGTAAAATATTCATTACCAAGTAAACaacaatatttacatataaaaatcTATAAACTCAGAACAGCAAATCAAAGGAAtgcaacttttttttatttaattacaaaaatatacaTTATCGTAAAATTatagtataataatttatttggccttccaattttataaaatttattttaatttttcatttaatttttttgtttttttaacctttaaacttacattatttgtcaaatcatctcaaaatagttaaaaaaattaacgtCGATTAATTTTACTGACGTGACACATACAAGTGAATGTTACgtcagtaattaattaatttttttaatttttaaaaattaaaaatcagtaaatttattttaaaaataaaaatattcttttttaattttaaaaaattaattaattactcattcccaaaatttatgttatttttttatcatgTGGAAAAAAAGTTATCCCATTAAAGTGTCAAACAAAGTTTTAACAACCACTCTAAATAAATCTggactattattattttattatttttgggtacCTATTTTTGTAATTCTTTAATAGTAAATGAATCTACAGAAATGCCGTCCATGGTCAACATTGATTAGTGGGGGGGAATTTCTGACAATCTAAATATGTATTTACATGCATACTGTTGGTTTGAAGAAGACAAACTACacctctaatatatatatatataatttatcttGTCCATTAAAAATAGCAATGGAAAATGACAGGAGATTGATATTTTCTTCCTTCTGATAGAAACTTGAAATTTGAGTTTCATCATCTACCACCCATCCTTTGCATATCTCCAATATTTTAAACACCATaattttaagtttgaattttttagtgtataaatgtgtgaattcatttttcttaatttttatggatagttaattaatttaatttaattcgataTACTCATAAAACATTAATTGATTGACTTTATAGGATAATTTTTAAGTGGTAGGAACAACATTGGTCGATAGAGTAGTGCATGTATTATTGAGAAATTATTCATGATGGTAATTTTTTACCCTACAAGGTAATATATACAATAGCTCAGTTAGATGGTCCGGGTGTTTCTATCTGGAAGAAAAGTATCTAGTAGTAAAGGAACGACGTGCAAGGAGCACTTTACAAAGATTATGCCCAAACTTCCGAACCTCTCCAGCAAAACCTAGATCAACCAATATAGATGTTCGCTCTATTTACCTCTTCAATATACTATCTTCATAGAACTTCATGTAATGTTGATAAGGGATCCAATTAGGGAAACATCCCTCTATCATTGCTTATAACTCTAACAATGAAAATGATAATCACAAATCTAGATTGGTCAAATGAGGCCAAACACACCTCACTCATCCATCAATTGCATCCTTTTTTTATAGGGCACCCAAGTGCACAATTTGATTTCATTTTATAGGCACGTGAAGTAAACAACGAGATAATGATGATGTGCCAATCTAAGATCCATTGTAGCAAAATGTAGCACAAAACCATTGTCCACTGGGTTGTGGAACTCATGCACTATGTTAGCGTCATTAACATCCACGAGTAGCGACTTGACACCCACAAATACTTGAGGTCAATTTAGATTTCCATAAAAACTTATTCAAATTatgttatacattttttattttttttaataaataatttgatatcTATGAGTAttgtaataatttcaaaataattattttaatttcaacaaaatGTGAAAAACATGACGATATAAAAAATCTCATAAAACTTGACATCCATCGGTATTAAAATatccttaaaaaaatattaataattttgaaaaatctcgTTATAAGTTCATATCGATTCTTTACATTTTATCGTACTCGAATCCATATCCTCCTATATTTATAACCATATTCATACTAATCAAGCTAAGACTAAATAGTCTAAATACatattcaaacaaaaaaaaaagcgaAGCCCCTTGGctccattttatttttgtttcatctAAGTCATGATTGatattaattaatcttaattaaataaaatctccCCCACTCTCAATTAATTTTTTCCTCAAAACCCAACAAATCTTCCACCAAATAGGGCCCATCCTGTTTACCCTATTGCTTTCCTTTTTCCAGTATTTTCCCTGTTTGTTTTTCcagtttctttattttcttgcagCTCTCTCTCATGCAGCTTTGCTGAGGAAGGCAAATAAATGAATAGAAAATATATAGAAGCTGAGGTTGAAGTTATTATGTTTTGATGCTTAAAGGgttaatatttgtttatttccATTGAAGATATTTCATTACTCAAATGTCTACCAAGATCTGTGTTTATTTCGTTTCACCTGCTTAAACCCATTTCAGGAAAGAGGTATAACATGCTTCCTCTGTAtggttaaatattagtttttcatttttttttaatttttgtaacatTTCTGCTGTTTTCGATTGTATAAactgatgatttttttttctggTCTTGGTTATATAAACTGGTATTGTTGTTTTGGAATTGGGTTTTAAGAGAAACCGGGTAATTTTCCTGCTTTTTCATGTGTATTTTCTTGGTGGACTGTGGAGAAGTATTtcaattataagaaaaataaaagaaacccttTTTTTTGTTGGTTTAGTGAATTTGCATAATACCCTTTTTCTCTGATGCTGAGAGCTAAATGGCAGAAACTGGAAATTTGGATCTTATGGTTGCTATTTTAAACGTAGTTTTTGATGTTGTTGAACTTCAAACTCTTAATAAGCTTTCTTCAGTTTCTAAATGAAGGGTGAAGAGATTTTTATCAGTGAAGTTTAAGAGTTATCTTTCTCCATCTCTTTCACTATCATAAGAAACAATGGAGGTATATATTAATTagacttttcttttttattttttaatcaagcTTTTCTACAACAAATAAACTATGAaatcaattttataaaatttcagtAGCTTTCGTTTTTGTGCTTTCCAATATCGCAATTGTTATTTGTGTTTGTTTCTCATGAGATAATTAGTAAAAAGCTTCTTTCACATGCCAAGCTATTATTAATTTGTGGAGatcttatcttttattttttttcttagtaTTATATTTTGTTGGAATAGTCTAGCCTTTCCTAAATGGGAAAAAGTCAACATGGAGAATGCcatgaatgtgtaaaaaatatattttctttaaaaaaagtcTTCCTTTTTATTTATACTTGAAGTGTTAATGCTATGGGGATTGAACCTTGACTATTGTAACTAAGAGTCCAACAGTCCACAAATAGATCACATTATTGTTGACCTGCCAAAAGCCTTTTCTTACACTGAATCTTATAAAATCTGATATTTTATTTGATGTTTCTTTAATTGGGAATTTAGTCAAGTGGATTTCCTTAGATAGTGGAAAAATATCAATTTCCATGGCATCGGTGAACAAGTAATTTTCGTGAGCAGTGTATGTGTTTGTATGTGTTCCTCAGATATACATCAATCAAAGCCTTTCTCTTACTATAAAAAGATGTACAAATTAATCTTTTATCTTTTTGATTGACATCTAATGAGTGGGCTTCCTTAGATTATGGGAAAAAGCTAACACAGATAATGATGCAAGCTTAAGTTTTTTCAAAGGCACTCCTGTACTTATGAACAGATTATGCCTGAGCAGTTTTTATACTATTTTGATTTATaagttttttcctttttctttataaATTCTGTATGCTTCATTGATATACAGGTCAGATGGACACAACCTCCGTGAGATGTCTTATTAACAGTATTGCTCGATATGTTCATCTTGTATCATGCCAGACAAGAAAAGTTGTTCCTATTGAAAAGGATTACCGGAATATGGTTGTTGTGTTAAAACTTTTAAAACCACTGCTTGATGATGTTGTTGATTGTGAGATATCTTCAGATGAAATTCTGTGTAAAGAGTGTGAAGAGCTAGACATGCTTGTTAATGAGGCTCGAGAATTCATGGAGAACTGGTGTCCTAAGATGAGCAAAATCCACATGGTAAGTTTAATCTTAGTCTTTACTTTTGTGAAATGGTACCTAAAAAAAAAGTAGTTCTGGAATCAAGGATTCATGTTTCCTTTGATTTGTCAATGTTTTTTGGTTCTATTATTTGTTTGTTATTTATTGTTCATGTATGAAAAACCAGTTTTCCTTCAATTTGGTCTGGTTTAGGTGTTGTTTTTATGCACAGAGGAATCAAATAGTACCCACCATCAATTTTTGATTGTATGAAGCCATTGATAGGGTGGATGTCCCGCTTCTTTAACGCCAGGAAACATGAGTATTAAGGATCTAAAATTGGCCttatttgagatttgttaaaGTTTCAGTTAATTGTAGGTTATCATAGTTCATAGAAGAAAACTTCAATGATTGATTGCAAATATAACCCAACTTGTTATAGATTGCAAGAAAATCCATTTCTCGTATATGTAACACAGTCAAAATTTAAAGGTAACAAGGATGCTGCCAATTAGGTATTAAAATGTAATACTTTGTTGAAGAACACTTGAGTGATAAAGTGGCAAAGCTAATCCAGTTTACAATAGATTGCAATAAAGTACATATCTTTCCTCATGTTTATTCTGCAATCAAATGCAGCATTTAGTAAAATGAATAAGAATTGTGCCAGCTATCCTAATTGTTAAAGTTCTTTGATATACCAAGGACCTAAGATCAAATGGTGTCTTCATCACAAGGAGTGGCAGTTCGGGGGTGGGAGGAAGGGAAAGGGAGGACTTCCTCTATTGTGCCCTAGTTGCTCAAAGAAAAGAAGCTTGAATGTTGGATGTTGATATGT containing:
- the LOC107958646 gene encoding mitochondrial inner membrane protease subunit 2, whose translation is MASLSTWCRYIRHKLEYSFSLSWKSYKRGLISDRELYDTVWKNVFQGKLTYLHWNKGEAMAPTIGEQASTLLVRKIPIADPTRVFLGDVIVLKDPDNSENYLVRRLAATEGYEMVSKDEKDEPFVLEKDQCWVLADNDKLKPKEAKDSRLFGPVSMTDIVGRVIYSLRTAVDHGPVLNSHYSMRKDSSLLEIELDVNDMMKNHKA